A genomic region of Pseudomonas frederiksbergensis contains the following coding sequences:
- a CDS encoding ABC transporter ATP-binding protein, whose translation MATLELRNVNKTYGSGLPDTLKNIELKIDDGEFLILVGPSGCGKSTLMNCIAGLENISGGAILVDDADISGMSPKDRDIAMVFQSYALYPTMSVRDNIAFGLKIRKMPAAEIDEEVARVAKLLQIEHLLGRKPGQLSGGQQQRVAMGRALARRPKIYLFDEPLSNLDAKLRVEMRTEMKLMHQRLKTTTVYVTHDQIEAMTLGDKVAVMKDGIIQQFGTPKQIYNDPANLFVASFIGSPPMNFIPLRLQRKDGRLLALLDSGQARCELPLGMQDAGLEDREVILGMRPEQIVLASGEANGLPTIRAEVQVTEPTGPDTLVFVNLNETKVCCRLAPDVAPAVGETLTLQFDPSKVLLFDAKTGERLGTAGQAQADARGANVAQFKGR comes from the coding sequence ATGGCAACTCTCGAATTACGCAACGTCAACAAGACCTACGGCAGCGGCTTGCCAGATACCCTGAAAAACATCGAACTGAAGATCGATGACGGTGAGTTCCTGATCCTCGTCGGCCCGTCCGGTTGCGGCAAGTCGACCTTGATGAACTGCATCGCGGGCCTTGAAAACATCAGCGGCGGGGCGATTCTGGTGGACGACGCTGACATCAGCGGCATGAGTCCCAAGGATCGCGACATCGCCATGGTGTTCCAGTCCTATGCGCTGTACCCGACCATGAGCGTGCGCGACAACATCGCCTTTGGCCTGAAGATTCGCAAAATGCCGGCCGCCGAAATCGACGAAGAAGTGGCGCGGGTGGCCAAGTTGCTGCAAATCGAACACCTGCTCGGCCGCAAACCCGGCCAGCTTTCCGGTGGTCAGCAACAGCGCGTGGCCATGGGCCGTGCGCTGGCGCGGCGGCCGAAGATTTATCTGTTCGACGAACCGCTGTCCAACCTCGACGCCAAGCTACGCGTCGAGATGCGCACCGAAATGAAACTGATGCACCAGCGCCTGAAAACCACCACGGTCTACGTGACTCACGACCAGATCGAGGCCATGACCTTGGGCGATAAAGTGGCGGTGATGAAGGACGGGATCATTCAGCAGTTCGGCACGCCGAAGCAGATCTACAACGACCCGGCCAACCTGTTCGTTGCAAGCTTCATCGGTTCGCCACCGATGAACTTCATCCCCCTGCGTTTGCAGCGCAAGGACGGCCGTCTGCTGGCGTTGCTCGACAGCGGCCAGGCGCGTTGCGAGCTGCCGCTGGGCATGCAGGACGCCGGTCTTGAAGATCGCGAAGTGATCCTCGGCATGCGTCCGGAGCAGATCGTTCTGGCGAGCGGCGAGGCCAACGGCCTGCCGACCATTCGCGCCGAAGTCCAGGTCACCGAGCCAACCGGTCCCGACACCCTGGTGTTCGTCAATCTCAATGAAACCAAGGTCTGCTGCCGTCTGGCGCCGGACGTTGCACCGGCGGTCGGCGAGACCCTGACGCTGCAATTCGATCCATCGAAAGTGCTGCTGTTTGATGCCAAGACTGGCGAACGTCTGGGGACGGCAGGTCAAGCGCAAGCCGACGCTCGCGGTGCCAACGTCGCTCAATTCAAAGGCAGATGA
- a CDS encoding carbohydrate porin, with protein sequence MKKKNNAQLICQLSAVAVMTLAGNVYAADAFSADSKWMTGDWGGERTKLIEQGIDIKADYVGEVGGNLHGGYNDDKTARYADQFGLGVALDLQKLMGWDNTQAKIQLTNRNGQNISNDRVGDPRAGTLSSSQEVYGRGHMVRLTQLWVQHQFLDGKLDVKAGYFGEGEDFNTFPCEFQNLAFCGSQAGNWATGIWFNWPVMQAALRVKYNITPEFYAQIGAYNQNPSQLEHGNGFKLSGSGTKGTVLPVELVWSPKVNNLPGEYRVGYYKSTADANDVREDSNGQDAATTGDGYRVHNSKHGYWFVAQQQLTSHNGDASRGLNIAANATFHDKDTNVVDNYQSLMFVYKGPFDARPKDDVGIGFARIHVNDDVKRNAELVNAANGVTDYDNPLFSPLRATEYNYEINYGFHVTNWLTVRPNLQYITHPGGVDEVDNALVAGLKIQSVF encoded by the coding sequence ATGAAGAAGAAGAACAACGCTCAGCTTATCTGCCAGTTGTCGGCTGTTGCGGTGATGACCCTGGCCGGTAACGTATACGCGGCTGACGCGTTCAGCGCCGATTCCAAGTGGATGACGGGTGACTGGGGTGGCGAGCGGACCAAGCTGATCGAACAAGGTATCGACATCAAGGCGGACTACGTCGGTGAAGTGGGCGGCAACCTCCACGGCGGCTACAACGACGACAAGACTGCGCGTTACGCCGACCAGTTTGGCCTGGGCGTGGCGCTGGACCTGCAAAAACTGATGGGCTGGGATAACACCCAGGCCAAGATCCAGCTCACCAACCGTAACGGTCAGAACATCTCCAATGACCGTGTCGGCGACCCGCGTGCCGGCACCTTGAGTTCCTCCCAGGAAGTCTACGGCCGTGGCCATATGGTCCGTCTGACCCAATTGTGGGTCCAGCACCAGTTCCTCGACGGTAAACTGGACGTCAAAGCCGGTTACTTCGGTGAAGGCGAAGACTTCAATACCTTCCCTTGCGAGTTCCAGAACCTGGCATTCTGCGGTTCTCAAGCGGGTAACTGGGCGACCGGTATCTGGTTCAACTGGCCGGTCATGCAGGCGGCCCTGCGCGTGAAGTACAACATCACGCCTGAGTTCTATGCGCAGATCGGCGCGTACAACCAGAACCCATCGCAACTGGAGCACGGTAACGGCTTCAAGCTCAGCGGCAGTGGTACCAAGGGCACCGTCTTGCCGGTCGAACTGGTCTGGTCGCCGAAGGTCAACAACCTGCCGGGCGAGTACCGTGTGGGTTACTACAAGAGTACGGCCGACGCCAATGACGTTCGTGAGGACAGCAACGGCCAGGACGCCGCGACCACCGGTGACGGCTACCGCGTTCACAATAGCAAGCACGGCTACTGGTTCGTTGCGCAGCAGCAACTCACCAGCCACAACGGTGACGCTTCTCGCGGTCTGAACATCGCGGCCAACGCCACTTTCCACGACAAGGACACCAACGTCGTCGACAACTACCAGTCGCTGATGTTTGTGTACAAGGGCCCATTCGACGCACGTCCAAAAGATGACGTCGGGATCGGTTTTGCCCGTATCCATGTCAACGATGACGTGAAGAGAAACGCCGAGTTGGTCAACGCCGCCAATGGTGTCACCGACTACGACAATCCGCTGTTCTCGCCACTGCGTGCCACCGAGTACAACTACGAGATCAACTACGGTTTCCACGTTACCAACTGGCTGACTGTGCGTCCTAACCTGCAATACATCACTCACCCGGGCGGTGTCGATGAAGTCGACAACGCGCTGGTGGCCGGTCTGAAAATTCAGTCGGTGTTCTAA
- a CDS encoding D-hexose-6-phosphate mutarotase yields MHEHPLQRFFKSLRERPVFAWERYQQREVLVIDHPLCQAVFSRQGAQLLHFQPTGQKPWLWCAAKWPQVGAIRGGVPVCWPWYGRHPSENAWPSHGWARLIDWKLIDSSAADDGVRLHWQLQLCDWQVDLHAHLGERMDLRLSTEHQDSLPCQLSHALHAYWRIGDVGEIALSGLDGAQGYDQLKREFCEQKGELRVEGGCQRVFQHEGELQLKDHAWQRQLCIDTGDSADTVVWHPGSRPLLGVSWNEISEFVCVEAASGGTDSLSLAPGERAHLSLQARVGV; encoded by the coding sequence ATGCATGAGCATCCGCTACAACGCTTCTTCAAATCCCTGCGCGAGCGCCCGGTGTTTGCCTGGGAGCGCTATCAGCAGCGCGAGGTGCTGGTGATCGACCATCCGCTGTGTCAGGCGGTGTTCAGTCGTCAGGGCGCGCAGTTGCTGCATTTCCAGCCCACGGGTCAAAAGCCCTGGCTCTGGTGCGCGGCGAAGTGGCCGCAGGTCGGGGCGATTCGCGGTGGCGTGCCGGTGTGCTGGCCCTGGTATGGCCGTCATCCGAGCGAAAATGCCTGGCCCTCCCATGGTTGGGCGCGGCTGATCGACTGGAAACTGATCGACAGCAGTGCCGCTGACGATGGCGTACGCCTGCATTGGCAATTGCAGCTGTGTGACTGGCAGGTGGACCTGCACGCGCACTTGGGTGAACGTATGGATTTGCGTCTGAGCACCGAACATCAGGACAGTCTGCCGTGCCAGTTGAGCCATGCATTGCACGCCTATTGGCGTATTGGTGATGTTGGTGAGATAGCGCTGTCTGGGCTCGATGGCGCACAAGGTTATGATCAGCTCAAACGCGAGTTTTGCGAGCAAAAAGGCGAGTTGCGGGTGGAGGGCGGCTGTCAGCGGGTGTTTCAGCACGAGGGCGAGTTGCAGCTCAAGGACCACGCCTGGCAACGCCAGTTGTGCATCGACACCGGCGACAGTGCCGACACGGTGGTCTGGCATCCCGGGTCACGGCCGCTGCTGGGCGTGAGCTGGAACGAGATCTCGGAGTTTGTCTGCGTAGAGGCGGCCAGCGGAGGCACCGACAGCCTGAGCCTGGCACCGGGAGAACGGGCGCATTTGAGTTTGCAGGCAAGGGTCGGGGTGTAA
- a CDS encoding MurR/RpiR family transcriptional regulator codes for MRNLLEQIQNRLADLNKAERKVAEVILHNPQQATRFSIAALAQAASVSEPTVNRFCRSFGVSGYPELKLQLAQSLASGAAYVSRAVEADDNPEAYTQKIFGSAIASLDSACQALDPNLISRAVDLLIQARQIHFFGLGASAPVALDAQHKFFRFNLAVTAHADVLMQRMIASVAHTGELFVIISYTGRTRELVEVARIARENGASVLGLTAEGSPLAKASTLSLNIPLPEDTDIYMPMTSRIIQLTVLDVLATGMTLRRGVDFQPHLRKIKESLNASRYPIGDEFN; via the coding sequence GTGCGAAATTTACTGGAACAAATCCAGAATCGCCTTGCAGACCTGAACAAGGCCGAACGCAAGGTCGCCGAAGTGATCCTGCACAACCCGCAGCAGGCCACTCGCTTCAGTATTGCCGCCCTCGCCCAAGCCGCTTCGGTCAGCGAGCCGACGGTCAACCGTTTCTGCCGTTCGTTCGGTGTCAGCGGCTACCCGGAACTCAAACTGCAACTGGCCCAGAGCCTGGCCAGCGGCGCGGCGTATGTCAGCCGCGCAGTGGAAGCCGACGACAACCCTGAAGCCTATACTCAGAAGATCTTTGGCAGCGCCATCGCGTCGCTGGACAGCGCCTGTCAGGCACTGGACCCGAACCTGATCAGCCGCGCCGTGGACTTGCTGATCCAGGCCCGGCAGATCCACTTCTTCGGTCTCGGTGCATCAGCTCCGGTGGCGTTGGATGCGCAGCACAAGTTCTTCCGCTTCAACCTGGCGGTCACCGCCCACGCCGACGTGCTGATGCAGCGGATGATTGCCTCGGTGGCGCACACGGGCGAACTGTTCGTGATCATTTCCTACACCGGCCGCACCCGCGAACTGGTTGAGGTGGCGCGCATTGCCCGCGAGAACGGCGCCTCGGTGCTGGGTCTGACGGCCGAGGGTTCGCCGCTGGCCAAGGCCAGCACCTTGAGCCTGAACATCCCGCTGCCGGAAGACACCGACATCTACATGCCGATGACGTCGCGAATCATCCAGCTGACAGTGCTCGACGTGCTCGCCACCGGCATGACCCTGCGCCGCGGCGTCGACTTCCAACCGCACCTGCGCAAGATCAAGGAAAGCCTCAACGCCAGCCGGTATCCGATTGGGGATGAGTTTAATTAG
- the zwf gene encoding glucose-6-phosphate dehydrogenase, producing MPSITVEPCTFALFGALGDLALRKLFPALYQLDGAGLLHEDTRIIALAREPGSEQEHLAFIASELRHYVDDKELDGVVIERFLARLTYLHVDFLTSDDYVALAELAGTAQRMIAYFATPAAVYGAICENLAKVGLTENTRVVLEKPIGSDLESSRKVNDAVARYFPENRTYRIDHYLGKETVQNLIALRFANSLFETQWNQNYISHVEITVAEKVGIEGRWGYFDKAGQLRDMIQNHLLQLLCLIAMDPPADLSADSIRDEKVKVLKALAPISPEGLTTQVVRGQYIAGHSEGKSVPGYLEEENSNTQSDTETFVALRADIRNWRWAGVPFYLRTGKRMPQKLSQIVIHFKEPSHYIFAPEQRLQISNKLIIRLQPDEGISLRVMTKEQGLDKGMQLRSGPLQLNFSDTYRSARIPDAYERLLLEVMRGNQNLFVRKDEIEAAWKWCDQLIAGWKKSGDAPKPYAAGSWGPMSSIALITRDGRSWYGDI from the coding sequence ATGCCATCGATTACGGTTGAACCGTGCACCTTTGCCTTGTTCGGCGCCTTGGGCGATCTGGCCCTGCGCAAGCTGTTTCCTGCCTTGTACCAACTGGATGGCGCTGGCCTGCTGCACGAGGACACGCGCATTATCGCACTGGCCCGTGAACCGGGCAGCGAGCAAGAGCATCTGGCCTTTATTGCCAGCGAGTTGCGTCATTACGTCGATGACAAGGAACTCGACGGCGTCGTGATCGAACGCTTCCTGGCACGCCTGACGTACCTGCATGTCGACTTCCTCACGTCTGACGACTACGTCGCCTTGGCCGAACTGGCCGGCACGGCGCAGCGGATGATTGCCTACTTCGCCACGCCGGCTGCGGTGTACGGTGCGATTTGCGAGAACCTGGCGAAGGTCGGTCTGACCGAAAACACCCGTGTGGTGCTGGAAAAACCGATCGGTTCGGACCTCGAGTCGTCGCGCAAGGTCAACGACGCGGTGGCGCGGTACTTCCCGGAAAACCGCACTTACCGCATCGACCACTACTTGGGCAAAGAGACGGTCCAGAATCTGATCGCCCTGCGTTTCGCCAACAGCCTGTTCGAAACCCAGTGGAACCAGAACTACATTTCCCACGTGGAAATCACCGTCGCCGAGAAGGTCGGGATCGAGGGCCGTTGGGGCTATTTCGACAAGGCTGGCCAACTGCGGGACATGATTCAGAACCACCTGTTGCAACTGCTGTGCCTGATCGCCATGGACCCGCCGGCGGATCTTTCGGCCGACAGCATTCGTGACGAGAAAGTCAAAGTGCTCAAGGCGCTGGCACCGATCAGCCCGGAAGGCCTGACCACCCAGGTGGTACGCGGCCAGTACATCGCCGGTCACAGCGAAGGCAAGTCGGTGCCGGGTTACCTGGAGGAAGAGAACTCCAACACCCAGAGCGACACCGAAACCTTCGTCGCCCTGCGTGCCGACATCCGTAACTGGCGTTGGGCCGGCGTACCGTTTTACCTGCGTACCGGTAAACGCATGCCGCAGAAACTGTCGCAGATCGTCATCCACTTCAAGGAACCGTCGCACTACATCTTCGCTCCCGAGCAGCGCTTGCAGATCAGCAACAAACTGATCATCCGCCTGCAACCGGACGAAGGTATTTCCTTGCGCGTGATGACCAAAGAACAAGGCCTGGACAAGGGCATGCAGCTGCGTAGCGGTCCGTTGCAGCTGAATTTTTCCGATACCTATCGCAGCGCGCGGATCCCCGATGCCTACGAGCGGTTGTTGCTGGAAGTGATGCGCGGCAATCAGAACCTGTTTGTCCGTAAAGATGAAATCGAAGCCGCGTGGAAGTGGTGTGACCAGCTGATCGCCGGGTGGAAGAAGTCCGGTGATGCGCCCAAGCCGTATGCGGCGGGCTCCTGGGGACCGATGAGCTCCATTGCACTGATCACGCGGGACGGGAGGTCGTGGTATGGCGATATCTGA
- the pgl gene encoding 6-phosphogluconolactonase, with protein MAISEFKLPQGVSAHEFRSPVLLAEGLALTVAKHLGDAIDARGTATLVVSGGRSPVAFFQHLAKQALDWSRVVVTLADERWVPVEHADSNAGLLKRYLLQGPAAKAKFLGLYSATASLEHAAEQADRLLAELPAIDVLVLGMGDDGHTASLFPNSPNLADALQADGTRRCWPMLAPTVPHQRLTMSRALLASAQFTVLSISGQSKLTTLSAALAGDDVAAMPIRAFLQPTLEIYWCP; from the coding sequence ATGGCGATATCTGAATTCAAACTGCCTCAGGGCGTCAGCGCTCATGAGTTTCGCAGCCCGGTGTTGCTGGCTGAAGGCCTGGCACTGACAGTGGCCAAGCACCTCGGCGACGCCATCGATGCCCGGGGCACCGCGACGCTGGTAGTGTCCGGCGGACGCAGCCCGGTGGCGTTTTTCCAGCATCTGGCCAAGCAGGCTCTGGACTGGTCAAGGGTTGTGGTGACCCTGGCCGACGAGCGTTGGGTGCCGGTGGAACACGCTGACAGCAATGCCGGTCTGCTCAAGCGCTATCTGTTGCAAGGCCCGGCGGCCAAGGCAAAGTTTCTTGGCCTCTACAGCGCCACTGCCAGCCTCGAACACGCTGCCGAACAAGCCGACCGCTTGCTCGCCGAGTTGCCGGCAATCGACGTGCTGGTGCTGGGGATGGGCGACGACGGTCACACGGCTTCGCTGTTCCCCAATAGCCCGAACCTCGCCGACGCCTTGCAGGCCGACGGCACGCGTCGTTGCTGGCCGATGCTGGCGCCGACGGTGCCGCATCAGCGCCTGACCATGAGTCGTGCGCTGCTGGCCTCGGCACAGTTCACCGTGCTATCGATTTCCGGTCAGTCCAAGTTGACCACCCTGAGTGCCGCACTGGCCGGTGACGATGTCGCCGCAATGCCGATTCGTGCGTTTCTGCAACCCACGTTAGAGATTTACTGGTGCCCATGA
- a CDS encoding bifunctional 4-hydroxy-2-oxoglutarate aldolase/2-dehydro-3-deoxy-phosphogluconate aldolase: MTNTQPTVSMADKVALIDSLCVKARILPVITIAREQDILPLADALAAGGLTALEVTLRSQFGLKAIQILREQRPELVTGAGTVLDRTMLAAAEAAGSQFIVTPGITRDLLEASVASPIPLLPGISNASGIMEGYALGYRRFKLFPAEVSGGVAAIKALGGPFGEVRFCPTGGVGPANIKSYMALKNVMCVGGSWMLDPEWIKNGDWARIQACTAEALALLD, translated from the coding sequence ATGACAAACACTCAACCGACCGTTTCCATGGCGGACAAAGTTGCCCTGATCGACAGCCTCTGCGTCAAGGCGCGGATTTTGCCGGTGATCACCATTGCCCGTGAGCAAGACATTCTGCCACTGGCCGATGCCCTTGCAGCGGGTGGGTTAACGGCCCTGGAAGTGACCCTGCGTTCGCAGTTCGGACTCAAGGCCATCCAGATTCTGCGTGAGCAGCGTCCGGAGCTGGTCACCGGTGCCGGCACCGTACTCGATCGCACGATGCTGGCCGCCGCTGAAGCCGCCGGTTCGCAGTTCATCGTGACCCCAGGCATTACCCGCGACCTGCTGGAAGCCAGCGTCGCCAGCCCGATTCCGCTGTTGCCGGGTATCAGCAACGCCTCCGGGATCATGGAGGGCTACGCCCTGGGCTATCGCCGCTTCAAGCTGTTCCCGGCGGAAGTCAGCGGTGGTGTGGCAGCCATCAAAGCCCTTGGCGGCCCGTTCGGCGAAGTGCGCTTCTGCCCGACTGGCGGCGTTGGCCCAGCCAACATCAAGAGCTACATGGCGCTGAAAAACGTGATGTGCGTTGGCGGTAGCTGGATGCTTGATCCGGAGTGGATCAAGAACGGCGACTGGGCACGAATCCAGGCGTGCACCGCCGAGGCGTTGGCCCTGCTGGACTGA
- a CDS encoding aminotransferase class V-fold PLP-dependent enzyme, whose translation MPENTRRALDETFWRTFADRYEVQPGPINLENGYFGRMSRTVVEEYQRNIELINRSNSVHVRQRFEKLESVEIRGQLAKLLRVPAEAVALTRSASDALQSLIRNYNGLQPGDQVLLCDLEYDTVKSAMRWLARHRGVEVIEIEHSHPASFETLVASYREAFVRYPRLKLMALTHVTHRTGLVMPVKAIAAAAKEHGVDVILDGAHALGQIEFNLDELGISFAGYNLHKWIGAPLTLGFIYIAPQRLVDIDPDMGEFHFPVTDIRSRTPYSTSNIPALLTLPLVFEEHHSIGGAAAKGARLNYLRNLWVEAVRDVPGIEVMTPDDPRLYCGITSMRFTRHADQQAMVDRLLNDYNLFTVARSGSACGSCIRITPGLTSTAQEMRLLAQALIELS comes from the coding sequence ATGCCCGAAAACACTCGCCGCGCCCTGGATGAAACTTTTTGGCGGACATTCGCCGACCGCTACGAGGTCCAGCCAGGTCCGATCAACCTTGAGAACGGTTACTTCGGCCGCATGTCGCGTACCGTGGTCGAGGAGTATCAGCGCAACATCGAACTCATCAACCGCAGCAACTCGGTGCATGTGCGCCAGCGCTTCGAAAAACTCGAAAGCGTAGAAATACGCGGGCAGCTAGCCAAGCTCTTACGGGTGCCCGCCGAGGCGGTTGCCCTGACCCGCAGCGCTTCGGACGCGCTGCAATCGCTGATTCGCAACTACAACGGCTTGCAGCCGGGCGATCAGGTGCTGCTCTGCGATCTGGAATACGACACGGTCAAAAGTGCGATGCGCTGGCTGGCACGCCATCGCGGTGTCGAAGTGATCGAGATCGAACACTCCCACCCCGCCAGCTTCGAGACACTGGTGGCGAGCTACCGCGAGGCGTTCGTGCGTTATCCACGGCTCAAGCTGATGGCGCTGACCCACGTCACCCATCGCACCGGCCTGGTGATGCCGGTCAAGGCGATTGCCGCGGCGGCCAAAGAGCACGGGGTCGACGTGATCCTCGACGGAGCCCACGCCCTCGGCCAGATCGAATTCAACCTCGATGAACTGGGTATCTCTTTTGCCGGCTACAACCTGCACAAATGGATCGGTGCACCGCTGACCCTGGGTTTTATTTACATCGCACCACAACGTCTGGTCGACATTGACCCCGACATGGGCGAGTTTCATTTCCCGGTCACCGACATCCGCTCACGCACGCCTTACAGCACGTCCAACATTCCGGCACTACTGACCTTGCCGCTGGTGTTCGAAGAGCATCATTCCATCGGCGGAGCGGCCGCCAAGGGTGCGCGGCTCAATTACCTGCGCAATCTGTGGGTCGAGGCCGTTCGCGACGTGCCGGGCATTGAAGTCATGACCCCGGATGACCCGCGACTGTATTGCGGCATCACCTCGATGCGTTTCACCCGGCATGCCGACCAGCAAGCGATGGTCGACCGCCTGCTCAACGACTACAACCTGTTCACCGTGGCCCGCAGCGGTTCGGCGTGCGGCAGCTGTATTCGCATTACACCGGGCCTGACCAGCACCGCACAAGAAATGCGCCTGTTGGCACAAGCCCTGATTGAACTGAGTTGA
- a CDS encoding DUF3820 family protein, which produces MNPEKLELLITREMPFGKYKGRIIADLPGQYLNWFAREGFPHGELGGLLALMQEIDHNGLSDLLDPLRAKHGKPKPRH; this is translated from the coding sequence ATGAATCCCGAAAAGCTTGAACTGCTGATCACCCGCGAAATGCCCTTTGGCAAATACAAGGGGCGCATCATTGCCGACCTGCCCGGCCAATACCTGAACTGGTTCGCCCGCGAGGGTTTTCCCCACGGTGAATTGGGTGGCTTGTTGGCCCTGATGCAGGAAATCGATCACAACGGACTGTCCGACTTGCTCGACCCGCTGCGCGCCAAGCACGGCAAACCCAAACCTCGCCACTGA
- a CDS encoding MaoC family dehydratase — protein sequence MTQVTNTPYEALEVGQTASYSKTVEERDIQLFAAMSGDHNPVHLDAEFAAASMFKERIAHGMFSGALISAAVACELPGPGTIYIGQQMSFQKPVKIGDTLTVRLEILEKLPKFRVRIATRVFNQRDELVVDGEAEILAPRKQQTVTLPTLPAISIG from the coding sequence ATGACCCAGGTTACCAATACCCCGTACGAAGCCCTCGAAGTCGGCCAGACCGCCAGCTACAGCAAGACCGTCGAAGAACGCGACATTCAGCTGTTCGCGGCGATGTCCGGCGACCACAACCCGGTGCACCTGGACGCCGAGTTTGCGGCAGCGAGCATGTTCAAGGAACGCATCGCCCACGGCATGTTCAGCGGTGCGCTGATCAGCGCCGCCGTCGCCTGCGAGCTGCCTGGGCCGGGGACTATTTATATCGGTCAGCAAATGAGCTTTCAGAAGCCAGTGAAAATCGGCGACACCCTGACCGTACGCCTGGAAATTCTCGAGAAACTGCCGAAATTCCGCGTGCGCATCGCCACTCGGGTATTCAACCAACGCGATGAGCTGGTCGTGGACGGTGAGGCCGAGATCCTCGCACCGCGCAAACAGCAAACCGTGACACTGCCAACGTTGCCAGCGATCAGTATTGGCTGA
- a CDS encoding alpha/beta hydrolase gives MIHDTFWLTASDHSRLFVNQWLPEGPLKAVILLSHGMAEHSGRYARLAQALCAEGYGVYALDQRGHGKTAENGVLGHFADKDGWHKVVGDLASLNQHIGQHHPGVPIVLLGHSMGSYIAQAYLLHHSASLYGAVLSGSNFQPVALYRVARLIARFERWRQGATGRSALIEWLSFGSFNKAFKPHRTAFDWLSRDPDEVDKYVHDPLCGYRCTNQLWIDLLGGLQQISKASNLAEIDPGLPLLVIGGECDPVSEGKRLKALADALRGAGSQCMQLNIYPQARHELFNESNRDEVTADLLKWLAQALSHRRPPRTE, from the coding sequence ATGATCCACGACACATTCTGGTTGACCGCGAGCGACCACAGTCGACTTTTCGTCAACCAGTGGCTGCCTGAAGGCCCGTTAAAGGCGGTGATTCTGCTGTCCCACGGGATGGCTGAACACAGCGGCCGTTATGCGCGGCTGGCGCAGGCTTTATGTGCCGAGGGTTACGGCGTCTATGCGCTGGACCAGCGCGGCCATGGCAAAACCGCCGAAAACGGCGTGCTCGGGCATTTCGCAGACAAGGACGGTTGGCACAAAGTGGTCGGAGACCTGGCCAGCCTTAACCAACACATCGGCCAACACCATCCCGGCGTACCTATCGTGCTGCTTGGCCACAGCATGGGCAGCTACATCGCCCAGGCGTACCTCCTGCACCATAGCGCCAGCCTGTACGGCGCCGTACTCAGTGGCTCGAACTTCCAGCCAGTCGCGCTCTACCGCGTAGCGCGCCTGATTGCACGCTTCGAACGCTGGCGTCAGGGGGCTACCGGTCGCAGTGCCTTGATCGAGTGGTTGTCGTTCGGTTCATTCAACAAGGCCTTCAAGCCCCATCGCACCGCATTCGACTGGCTCAGCCGCGACCCGGACGAAGTCGACAAGTACGTCCACGATCCGCTCTGTGGCTACCGTTGCACCAACCAGCTGTGGATTGACCTGCTCGGCGGCTTGCAGCAAATCAGCAAAGCGTCCAATCTCGCGGAGATCGATCCGGGCCTGCCGTTGCTGGTGATCGGTGGTGAATGTGATCCGGTGAGCGAGGGCAAACGTCTCAAGGCTCTGGCCGACGCACTGCGCGGCGCCGGAAGCCAGTGCATGCAGCTGAATATCTACCCGCAAGCACGGCACGAACTGTTCAACGAGAGCAACCGCGATGAAGTGACCGCGGACCTGCTCAAATGGCTGGCTCAGGCACTGAGCCATCGCCGGCCACCCCGAACCGAATAA